The following proteins are co-located in the Synechococcus sp. PROS-U-1 genome:
- a CDS encoding glycosyltransferase gives MPARVLVLAPTRRARTETFVRANLARLPFAVEACFGDEVPWCEPLKALYGLAVLTSKVCTRLGWLRLATCPTSLVALLLVCRHRPDVVMVEFGFHAVRVMELARTGVPLAVHFRGADASADRYVKHLEQRYRRLFQLTSAVIVKNQTMRSRLIALGAQPAQLVISPSGADEQRFQGATPASMPPRFLAVGRFVAKKGPMDTLEAFASLLGLSDHAEACRLVMVGDGPLLPEVRERARQLGLEQMVQFPGVLAPDAVVKEMRRARVFVQHSRTAEDGDEEGCPVSVMEAQLCGLPVVATRHGGIPDVVVDQQTGWLVGEGDRRAMAEAMAVLADRPDLAGAWGAAGQRRAQARFTVAHHVDQITTLLNGLVDHRR, from the coding sequence ATGCCCGCTCGCGTTCTGGTGTTGGCTCCAACCCGGCGCGCCCGGACGGAAACGTTCGTGCGCGCCAATTTGGCCCGCTTGCCGTTTGCTGTGGAGGCCTGTTTCGGGGATGAAGTGCCCTGGTGCGAGCCCCTTAAAGCGCTCTATGGCCTGGCGGTGCTCACCAGCAAAGTCTGCACTCGCCTGGGTTGGCTCCGGCTTGCCACGTGTCCAACTTCACTCGTAGCCCTGCTTTTGGTATGTCGCCACCGTCCGGACGTGGTGATGGTGGAGTTCGGTTTTCATGCCGTTCGGGTGATGGAGCTGGCCCGCACGGGAGTTCCCCTTGCAGTTCACTTCCGCGGCGCCGATGCCTCGGCGGACCGCTACGTGAAGCATCTGGAGCAGCGCTACCGCCGTTTGTTTCAGCTCACTTCGGCTGTGATCGTCAAGAATCAAACGATGCGGAGCCGCTTAATCGCCTTGGGCGCGCAGCCGGCACAGCTGGTGATCAGTCCATCCGGTGCTGATGAGCAGCGCTTTCAGGGGGCCACTCCTGCGTCCATGCCGCCGCGGTTTCTGGCGGTGGGCCGCTTTGTGGCCAAAAAAGGTCCGATGGATACTCTGGAAGCCTTCGCCAGCCTGCTTGGTCTGAGTGACCATGCCGAGGCTTGCCGGCTGGTGATGGTTGGGGATGGCCCTCTGCTCCCCGAGGTGCGGGAACGGGCGCGCCAGCTTGGCCTCGAGCAGATGGTTCAGTTCCCTGGCGTGCTTGCCCCCGATGCGGTGGTGAAGGAGATGCGGCGTGCGCGGGTGTTTGTGCAGCATTCCCGGACAGCGGAGGATGGTGATGAGGAGGGATGCCCGGTCTCCGTGATGGAAGCTCAGCTTTGTGGTTTGCCGGTTGTGGCCACCCGTCACGGTGGGATCCCTGACGTGGTGGTGGATCAGCAGACCGGGTGGCTGGTGGGGGAAGGCGACCGCCGGGCGATGGCGGAGGCCATGGCCGTGCTGGCAGATCGTCCGGATCTCGCCGGTGCTTGGGGTGCTGCCGGTCAACGGCGGGCCCAGGCTCGCTTCACCGTGGCGCACCACGTCGATCAGATCACAACGCTGCTCAATGGTTTGGTGGATCACAGACGATGA
- a CDS encoding sulfotransferase family protein, which produces MASDATFLLGVGAQKAGTSWLHDQLNRRKDADFGFLKEYHVFDALELEHFSSFRANNPTPIQWRTWRRARFMERPERYFDYFASRLKPSQIRLTGDITPSYAGLSAPSFKRIKDAFKERGVQMRAVFIMRDPVERFLSQQRMQLRKRGLLKPEHETEHLSKASLKLLKRESPRSDYPATLDALRTGLAASEVFIGLYETLFTAADHCALCRCLGIPEQIPELSHRVNASQATTAVPTEVLRRLGHHFAPLVTAVQDRCPDLRVEQHWATAMTWRDA; this is translated from the coding sequence TTGGCCTCTGACGCAACCTTTCTGCTCGGCGTTGGCGCCCAGAAAGCAGGAACCTCCTGGCTGCACGATCAACTGAACCGCAGGAAGGATGCTGATTTCGGCTTCCTGAAGGAATACCACGTCTTTGATGCTCTGGAGCTGGAACACTTTTCCTCCTTCCGAGCGAACAACCCCACACCAATTCAGTGGCGCACCTGGCGTCGGGCGCGGTTCATGGAACGACCCGAGCGCTACTTCGACTACTTCGCATCACGGCTCAAGCCGTCCCAGATTCGACTGACGGGAGACATCACCCCGTCCTATGCCGGATTAAGCGCGCCAAGCTTCAAGCGCATCAAAGACGCCTTCAAGGAACGTGGCGTGCAGATGCGAGCGGTGTTCATCATGCGTGACCCGGTGGAACGGTTCCTGTCACAGCAACGCATGCAATTGCGCAAGCGTGGCCTGCTCAAACCCGAGCATGAAACCGAACATCTGAGCAAGGCCAGCCTCAAGCTGCTCAAACGTGAATCTCCCCGGAGCGATTACCCCGCGACCCTCGATGCACTCCGGACAGGTCTTGCAGCCTCCGAGGTGTTCATCGGCCTCTACGAAACCCTGTTCACAGCAGCGGATCACTGTGCCTTGTGCCGGTGTCTGGGCATCCCAGAGCAGATCCCCGAACTGAGCCACCGGGTGAATGCCAGTCAGGCCACCACAGCTGTTCCAACGGAGGTGTTGCGGCGTCTTGGCCACCACTTCGCCCCGTTGGTGACGGCGGTCCAGGACCGTTGTCCGGATCTCAGAGTTGAACAGCACTGGGCCACCGCGATGACCTGGAGAGACGCCTAA
- the kdsA gene encoding 3-deoxy-8-phosphooctulonate synthase, producing the protein MAQQIQLGKITFANDRPFALLGGVNVLEDLDFALRCSKHYKDVCERLNIPLVFKASYDKANRSSIHSFRGPGLKQGLEILQAVKDTHGIPVITDVHSPEEAAAAGKVADIIQLPAFLARQTDLVRAMAETGAVINIKKPQFLSPEQMRNIVDKFRECGNEQLLLCERGTNFGYDNLVVDMLGFGVMKRTCDDLPLIFDVTHALQCRDPGGAASGGRRTQVVDLARSGMAVGLAGLFLEAHPDPAKARCDGPSALPLDQLEPFLTQVKAIDDLVKAMPPLQIN; encoded by the coding sequence GTGGCGCAGCAGATCCAACTGGGCAAGATCACCTTCGCGAACGATCGCCCCTTTGCCCTTCTAGGTGGCGTCAACGTTCTCGAGGATCTGGATTTCGCCCTGCGCTGCTCAAAGCACTACAAGGATGTGTGCGAGCGACTGAACATCCCTCTCGTCTTCAAGGCCTCCTACGACAAGGCCAACCGCTCGTCGATTCACTCCTTTCGCGGCCCCGGCCTGAAACAGGGACTGGAGATCCTTCAGGCGGTCAAAGACACCCATGGCATCCCTGTGATCACGGATGTCCACAGCCCTGAAGAGGCCGCTGCCGCCGGCAAGGTGGCCGACATCATTCAGCTGCCTGCCTTCCTCGCCCGTCAGACCGATCTGGTTCGCGCCATGGCTGAAACAGGGGCTGTGATCAACATCAAGAAGCCTCAGTTTCTCAGCCCGGAGCAGATGCGCAACATCGTGGACAAATTCCGCGAATGCGGAAACGAACAGCTGCTGCTTTGCGAGCGAGGAACCAACTTCGGTTACGACAATCTCGTCGTCGACATGCTGGGCTTCGGCGTGATGAAACGCACTTGCGATGACCTTCCCTTGATCTTCGACGTGACCCATGCTCTGCAGTGCAGAGATCCTGGTGGTGCGGCCTCAGGCGGACGCCGCACACAAGTGGTTGACCTGGCCCGCTCAGGCATGGCGGTTGGTCTGGCTGGTCTGTTCTTGGAAGCCCACCCAGACCCAGCCAAAGCACGATGCGATGGCCCCAGCGCCTTACCACTCGATCAGCTGGAGCCATTTCTGACGCAGGTCAAAGCCATCGATGATCTGGTGAAAGCAATGCCACCTCTGCAGATCAACTAA
- a CDS encoding glycosyltransferase: MTEAEPAAGRDDLWLVLPHLGAGGAQKVALIAARHFAAQGLKVKLVTLISGHPVTHALPDGIPLLELGAPTHRSWWARGGRFTLAQLDKLIRWLFQLQLRWFAGWFQAHIHPGGRGLAMQLFQVGTEATAGLRLRQLRRQFRRQRPHRVLSLLTRTNIICCCAAWDLPIHLVVSERNDPSRQLLPEVWQRMRPLTYRRADVVTANTSGVLSALESMGPWERLALLPNPLPSAPALAAGGGVSSPSGFITVARLVPQKGLDVLIAALPRLSGAAATWPVTLVGDGPERAALEQQARDLGVSRRLRSLGFRSDPERFLAEAAVFVLPSRFEGMPNALLEAMAAGLAVIVTDASPGPLEVVEPGVSGLVIPSDDPAALARAMDALASDPERCRRMGAAARTRIAALDWPQLEPLWRSILAL; this comes from the coding sequence ATGACTGAAGCGGAGCCAGCTGCAGGCCGTGATGATCTGTGGCTGGTGTTGCCGCATCTCGGAGCCGGGGGCGCTCAAAAAGTTGCCTTGATTGCCGCCCGTCATTTCGCGGCTCAGGGCTTGAAGGTGAAGCTTGTGACGCTCATCTCAGGGCATCCCGTGACTCATGCCCTTCCGGATGGGATCCCTCTGCTCGAACTGGGGGCACCGACCCATCGTTCCTGGTGGGCCCGCGGTGGTCGTTTCACCCTGGCGCAGCTCGACAAGTTGATCCGCTGGTTGTTCCAGCTGCAGCTGCGCTGGTTCGCCGGCTGGTTCCAAGCCCATATCCATCCGGGAGGTCGGGGCCTTGCGATGCAGCTCTTTCAAGTCGGAACAGAGGCGACGGCTGGCTTGCGTCTCCGCCAACTGCGTCGGCAGTTCCGCCGTCAGCGGCCCCATCGGGTCCTGTCGCTGCTCACCCGTACCAACATCATCTGCTGTTGTGCTGCCTGGGATCTGCCGATTCATCTCGTGGTCTCGGAGCGCAACGACCCTTCGCGACAGCTTCTCCCGGAGGTGTGGCAGCGCATGCGTCCCCTGACCTACCGACGGGCCGATGTCGTGACAGCCAACACGTCGGGTGTTCTCTCAGCTCTGGAATCGATGGGGCCCTGGGAGAGACTGGCCTTGCTGCCCAATCCATTGCCGAGTGCGCCTGCGCTGGCTGCCGGCGGCGGTGTGTCCAGCCCCAGTGGCTTCATCACCGTGGCCAGGTTGGTGCCCCAGAAGGGACTGGATGTGTTGATCGCTGCCTTGCCCAGGCTGAGTGGAGCTGCGGCGACTTGGCCCGTCACCTTGGTGGGTGATGGTCCGGAGCGTGCCGCGTTGGAGCAGCAGGCAAGGGATCTTGGGGTGTCGCGCCGATTGCGAAGCCTGGGGTTCCGTTCTGATCCGGAGCGGTTCCTGGCCGAGGCTGCCGTTTTCGTGTTGCCCTCCCGTTTTGAAGGCATGCCCAATGCACTGTTGGAGGCCATGGCTGCTGGTCTGGCGGTGATCGTGACGGATGCTTCCCCTGGCCCCCTGGAGGTGGTTGAGCCTGGGGTGAGCGGTTTGGTGATTCCCAGTGATGATCCGGCTGCACTCGCTAGAGCGATGGACGCGCTGGCTTCAGATCCCGAGCGTTGCAGGCGGATGGGTGCAGCGGCCAGAACGCGGATTGCTGCGTTGGACTGGCCCCAGTTGGAACCGCTCTGGCGGTCGATCCTGGCGTTGTGA
- a CDS encoding sulfotransferase family protein — protein sequence MRRPSGLELQQPSVKSILSHQTFLPFSLTQKRIRRELREQRALLSLAIERKTLEIRRDNLDRVVFYPEHNIAFNRIAKSGNSSVILYLDEAIRGPSSHQNDYKQAKRSAMGTGKSLIEMSRTKKDRACLKKALFFTVVRNPWTRTLSAFLDKIANGPQDKYGSIPGFGDNSKAGFEAFVTFLGGGGLHTNHHWKPQNAALILPASHFKSICRLEHLSTELPNALAESGLTLPSAEQLQQPHRIESNQHSKLTQASSKLSRYYSPTTIKAVVDLYNADFKLGSYSLDPSSIGLSLQSS from the coding sequence TTGCGTCGCCCCTCTGGCCTGGAACTTCAACAGCCATCGGTAAAGTCAATCCTGAGCCATCAGACGTTCTTGCCCTTCTCTCTCACTCAGAAACGCATTCGCAGAGAGTTGCGAGAGCAGCGAGCTCTCCTAAGCCTGGCCATCGAGCGCAAAACATTAGAAATCAGGCGCGATAATCTTGATCGCGTCGTGTTTTACCCAGAACACAACATTGCTTTTAATAGAATCGCCAAAAGCGGCAATTCATCCGTCATTCTTTACCTGGATGAAGCAATCAGGGGTCCAAGCAGCCATCAAAACGACTACAAGCAAGCGAAACGCAGCGCCATGGGCACAGGCAAAAGCCTGATTGAAATGTCGAGGACAAAAAAAGACCGCGCATGCCTGAAAAAGGCTTTATTTTTTACGGTCGTTCGCAATCCGTGGACACGAACATTATCTGCATTTCTCGACAAAATTGCCAACGGTCCTCAAGACAAATACGGATCCATCCCTGGATTTGGCGACAACAGCAAAGCCGGTTTCGAAGCCTTCGTCACCTTTCTTGGCGGCGGTGGGTTGCATACCAACCACCACTGGAAACCACAGAACGCTGCGTTAATCCTGCCCGCATCCCATTTCAAAAGCATTTGCAGGCTTGAACATCTCTCGACCGAACTTCCCAATGCCCTGGCCGAATCAGGCTTAACCCTGCCCAGCGCCGAGCAGCTGCAACAACCGCACCGCATTGAAAGCAACCAGCACAGCAAACTCACCCAAGCCTCCAGCAAGTTGTCGCGCTACTACAGCCCTACAACCATCAAGGCTGTGGTGGATCTCTACAACGCCGACTTCAAGCTTGGGAGCTACAGCCTGGACCCCAGCAGCATCGGCTTGAGTCTGCAGAGCAGCTAA
- a CDS encoding sulfotransferase: MSSNRLKLLLIRGLGHSGTTMLDLALGAHPQIIGLGEAARILATPQPGDEHRGPSQLRGAHRFERRCTCGAIAADCPLWGPQLEWLRLHDQTPMQEKVQRLLTGSPHAGMEVWHVDSYQDDLVMTQLPEAMFDIRIIHLVRDVRSWVHSRARAGRKSGQRWPAARQLARWWRVNAKFERAFQQSPYPLFRLGYEEFALQPQRSLELLCAWLSIDFQEAMLAPGLNSTSHILAGNRVRFDAERSRTIAYDGGWLAAPAPTAAHLGLLMPGVARMNRRLVYSNGLL; this comes from the coding sequence ATGAGCAGCAATCGCTTGAAGTTGCTGCTCATCCGTGGTCTTGGCCACAGCGGCACAACGATGCTGGATTTGGCTCTGGGGGCCCATCCGCAGATCATTGGCCTGGGCGAGGCGGCGCGAATTCTGGCGACGCCCCAACCTGGCGATGAACATCGCGGGCCCAGTCAGCTGCGCGGTGCTCACCGGTTTGAACGGCGTTGCACCTGTGGTGCGATCGCTGCGGATTGCCCCCTCTGGGGCCCTCAGCTCGAGTGGCTGCGCCTGCATGATCAAACGCCGATGCAGGAGAAAGTGCAGCGCCTGCTGACCGGTTCACCCCACGCCGGTATGGAGGTGTGGCATGTCGACTCTTATCAGGACGATCTGGTGATGACGCAGCTGCCTGAGGCGATGTTTGACATCCGAATCATCCATCTCGTGCGGGATGTGCGTTCCTGGGTGCATTCCCGAGCCCGTGCCGGTCGCAAGTCAGGCCAACGCTGGCCTGCCGCACGTCAGCTGGCGCGCTGGTGGCGAGTCAACGCCAAGTTCGAACGAGCGTTTCAGCAGTCCCCTTACCCGCTCTTTCGTCTGGGGTATGAGGAATTTGCGCTTCAGCCCCAGCGCAGTTTGGAGTTGCTCTGCGCCTGGCTGTCCATCGATTTCCAGGAGGCGATGCTGGCTCCTGGTCTGAACAGCACCAGTCACATCCTCGCGGGGAACCGGGTGCGTTTCGATGCGGAGCGCAGCCGAACGATTGCCTATGACGGTGGCTGGCTGGCTGCCCCAGCACCTACGGCTGCGCATCTCGGCTTGCTCATGCCCGGTGTGGCCAGGATGAACCGCCGCCTGGTGTATTCCAACGGTTTGCTGTGA